In Rhinolophus ferrumequinum isolate MPI-CBG mRhiFer1 chromosome 25, mRhiFer1_v1.p, whole genome shotgun sequence, the following proteins share a genomic window:
- the LOC117017699 gene encoding cytochrome c oxidase subunit NDUFA4-like gives MLRQIIGQAKKHPSLIPLFVFIGAGGTGASLYVMRLALFNPDVCWDKKNNPEPWNKMGPNQQYKFYSVNVDYSKLKKEGPDF, from the coding sequence ATGCTGCGCCAAATCATCGGTCAGGCTAAGAAGCATCCAAGCTTGATCCCCCTCTTTGTATTTATTGGAGCTGGAGGTACTGGAGCATCGCTGTATGTCATGCGCCTGGCATTGTTCAATCCAGATGTCTGTTGGGATAAAAAGAATAACCCAGAACCTTGGAACAAAATGGGTCCCAATCAGCAATACAAGTTCTACTCAGTGAATGTAGATTACAGCAAACTGAAGAAAGAAGGTCCAGACttctaa